In the Silurus meridionalis isolate SWU-2019-XX chromosome 6, ASM1480568v1, whole genome shotgun sequence genome, one interval contains:
- the LOC124387616 gene encoding retinol-binding protein 2-like, whose product MPVDFNGTWVLEKNYNFEEYMKILNVDLVTRKIAVHLSQTKVIIQEGDELTIKTLSTFRNYEVSLKIGKEFEEYTKGLDNRMLKTLVSWEGDTLVCTQKGEKANRGWKHWLEGDKLHLELYCEDVVCHQVFNRKQ is encoded by the exons atgcctgTGGATTTCAACGGGACGTGGGTTCTGGAGAAAAATTACAACTTTGAGGAATATATGAAAATTCTCA acGTTGACTTGGTCACACGCAAGATCGCCGTCCACTTGTCTCAAACCAAAGTTATTATCCAGGAGGGAGACGAGCTTACGATAAAGACGCTCAGCACCTTCAGGAACTATGAGGTCAGCTTGAAGATCGGGAAGGAGTTCGAGGAGTATACCAAAGGACTTGACAACAGAATGCTTAAG ACTTTGGTCAGCTGGGAGGGCGACACATTGGTGTGCACGCAAAAGGGAGAAAAGGCCAACCGCGGATGGAAGCATTGGTTAGAAGGAGATAAGTTACATTTG gagctGTATTGCGAAGATGTCGTCTGCCATCAAGTGTTCAACAGAAAGCAATAA